The following are encoded together in the Anoplopoma fimbria isolate UVic2021 breed Golden Eagle Sablefish chromosome 9, Afim_UVic_2022, whole genome shotgun sequence genome:
- the s1pr5b gene encoding sphingosine 1-phosphate receptor 5b → MEPLSSADEGTPPSTPIFHTSPTASSPSYLQFFWEYQDISVLVQHYNYTGKLQKDRYREGLKPEGIAFLVVCLLIVLENAVVLIAIWRNKKFHLPMYYLLGNLTLSDLLAGITYMANIIMSGANTLKLTPLLWFLREGGVFITLAASIISLLAIAIERHVTMVTMRPYHGAKRGRMLALIGASWALAGFLGVLPILGWNCIHRLDQCSTVLPLYAKSYILCCVSVFSAVLLAIVVLYARVFRIVRTNTQRQRLGLSGSMRKGLARKSEKYIALLKTVTIVLGVFIACWLPLFVLLLLDFFCPTHSCRLLYKADYFLGVAMVNSLLNPIIYTLTSKDMRRAILRLLCRPCLMTRDGQVKKIGMPFLECSFSKSEVASQKLEGGMETTISSGNVITTPSPIKALYPKLFRS, encoded by the coding sequence ATGGAGCCTTTAAGTTCTGCTGATGAAGGAACTCCTCCCTCTACGCCCATATTCCACACCTCCCCTACTGCCTCCTCTCCCAGCTACTTGCAGTTCTTCTGGGAATACCAGGACATCTCAGTCCTCGTGCAGCATTACAATTACACCGGCAAGTTGCAAAAAGACCGCTACCGCGAAGGACTCAAACCTGAGGGCATTGCGTTCCTGGTGGTGTGTCTCCTCATCGTCCTGGAGAACGCCGTGGTTCTCATAGCCATTTGGAGGAACAAGAAGTTCCACCTGCCCATGTATTACCTGCTCGGCAACCTGACTCTATCTGATCTGCTGGCTGGGATTACATATATGGCCAACATCATCATGTCAGGAGCCAATACTTTGAAACTGACGCCGCTGCTATGGTTcctgagggagggaggggtctTCATCACTCTGGCTGCCTCTATTATTAGTCTGCTGGCTATTGCAATTGAACGCCATGTTACTATGGTGACCATGAGGCCATACCACGGGGCAAAGCGGGGACGGATGTTGGCACTGATTGGTGCGAGTTGGGCCCTTGCAGGGTTTTTGGGGGTCCTCCCTATTTTAGGGTGGAACTGCATCCATAGACTGGACCAGTGTTCAACAGTCCTCCCGCTTTATGCCAAGAGCTACATCCTCTGCTGCGTGTCTGTGTTCAGCGCAGTGCTCCTGGCCATCGTGGTCCTCTATGCCAGAGTTTTCCGCATTGTCCGCACCAACACGCAGCGCCAGCGGCTGGGCCTGTCGGGCAGCATGAGGAAGGGCTTGGCGAGGAAGTCGGAGAAGTACATCGCCCTCCTCAAGACAGTCACCATCGTTCTGGGCGTCTTCATCGCCTGTTGGCTGCCCCTCTTCGTCCTACTCCTCCTAGACTTTTTCTGCCCCACCCACAGCTGTCGCCTGCTCTACAAGGCCGACTACTTCCTGGGAGTAGCTATGGTCAACTCGCTCCTCAACCCCATCATCTATACTCTGACCAGTAAGGACATGAGGAGAGCCATTCTCAGGCTGCTCTGTCGGCCTTGTCTGATGACTCGAGATGGCCAGGTGAAGAAGATTGGGATGCCATTCCTGGAGTGCAGTTTTAGTAAATCTGAGGTGGCATCCCAGAAGTTAGAGGGGGGAATGGAAACAACCATTTCCTCTGGGAATGTTATCACCACCCCATCTCCTATTAAGGCCCTTTACCCCAAACTCTTCAGGTCATAA